One window from the genome of Lentibacillus daqui encodes:
- a CDS encoding sensor histidine kinase, with protein MKLQNQLNVAFTTLLLVILAVTGFVIYSLILDLLVQDEQRQLKQKGEILVSILNDEDSSQQNIEQFSDFLEDKDLQLFLYDRAHNQVLDSTMSQQVAAGFFRNNNFADESKQLWEYSNDKYVTSRILFYPKSTGLELILLTPLKDLQAVQHNYIQRLLVVFLIGAVAAIILSYFLTNKLVTPLTKLKWQLKKIEKRQFDQIERIQATGEIKEVEQSVYEMAGELQRYMKTQQAFFQNASHELKTPLMTIQGYAEGIHDRIFNEQDEKKGLEIMVKEVKRLKKIINEMILLAKLDSEQTSYQPEKIAVRELIDQVLERALPLVNEQGVTIEDHVEPETMIVADQEMLLRALLNITFNGIRHANSRVEIHVTKQANNTFITVEDDGEGIAEELIPHIFHRFVKGKNGETGLGLAIARAIVEQSNGKITVGTSSLGGAKFTLQFVVAKK; from the coding sequence ATGAAACTGCAAAATCAATTAAACGTTGCGTTTACGACATTACTACTGGTCATTTTGGCTGTTACGGGATTTGTTATTTATTCCTTGATCCTCGATTTGCTTGTACAAGATGAACAGCGGCAATTGAAACAAAAAGGGGAGATTCTTGTCAGTATTTTAAATGATGAGGACAGTTCCCAGCAAAACATTGAACAGTTCAGTGATTTTTTGGAGGATAAGGATTTACAATTATTTTTGTATGATCGTGCACATAATCAGGTGCTGGACTCGACCATGTCACAACAGGTTGCCGCCGGATTTTTCCGGAACAATAATTTTGCCGACGAATCGAAGCAATTATGGGAATATAGCAATGATAAATACGTTACCTCAAGAATTCTGTTTTATCCAAAAAGCACCGGTCTGGAACTGATCCTGTTAACCCCGCTCAAGGATTTGCAGGCTGTCCAGCATAATTATATTCAACGGCTGCTGGTCGTGTTCCTGATTGGGGCGGTGGCTGCGATTATATTGAGTTATTTTTTGACCAACAAACTGGTTACCCCATTAACGAAATTAAAATGGCAGTTAAAGAAAATTGAAAAGCGGCAATTTGACCAGATTGAACGCATTCAGGCGACGGGGGAAATTAAGGAGGTTGAACAAAGTGTGTACGAAATGGCTGGTGAATTGCAGCGCTATATGAAAACACAGCAAGCCTTCTTCCAAAATGCCAGTCACGAGTTGAAAACGCCATTAATGACCATTCAAGGCTATGCAGAGGGAATCCACGATCGTATATTTAATGAGCAAGATGAAAAAAAAGGCCTGGAAATCATGGTCAAAGAGGTCAAACGACTAAAAAAGATTATTAATGAGATGATATTACTAGCCAAGTTGGACAGTGAACAAACAAGCTACCAGCCGGAAAAGATAGCTGTTCGCGAATTGATCGATCAGGTTCTGGAACGGGCATTGCCATTGGTGAATGAACAGGGAGTTACGATTGAAGATCATGTAGAACCGGAGACGATGATTGTTGCCGATCAGGAGATGTTACTTCGGGCGTTGTTAAATATCACCTTTAATGGAATCCGTCATGCCAACTCCAGGGTAGAGATTCATGTTACCAAACAGGCAAACAATACCTTCATAACCGTTGAGGATGACGGGGAAGGGATAGCGGAGGAATTAATTCCGCATATTTTTCACCGGTTTGTGAAAGGGAAAAATGGCGAAACCGGACTGGGACTCGCAATTGCCAGGGCGATTGTCGAACAATCCAATGGCAAAATTACGGTTGGTACATCCAGTTTGGGCGGGGCAAAATTTACGTTACAATTTGTCGTTGCAAAAAAGTAG
- the typA gene encoding translational GTPase TypA has product MQLREDIRNIAIIAHVDHGKTTLVDQLLKYSGTFRENEHVDERAMDSNDLERERGITILAKNTAINYKDTVINILDTPGHADFGGEVERIMKMVDGVLLVVDAYEGCMPQTRFVLKKALEQKLTPVVILNKIDRPNARPNEVIDEVLDLFIELGADEDQLEFPVVYASALNGTSGEEPDDQQETMDPVFKTILEQIPAPVDNVDEPLQFQVTLLDYNDYVGRIGIGRVFRGKIKVGQHVVVLKKDGTQKSFRVSKLFGFIGLKRIEIQEAKAGDIVAIAGMEDLNIGETICPEDHPEALPMLRIDEPTLQMTFLVNNSPFAGKEGKYITSRRIEERLMKQLETDVSLRVEPTESPDAWIVSGRGELHLSILIENMRREGFELQLSKPKVIIKEIDGVSCEPVERVQVDIPEEYTGGVMESLGARKGEMLDMVNHGNGQVRIDFKVPSRGLLGYTTEFMSQTHGYGILNHTFDSYEPVYKGYVGGRREGVLVALENGKATTYGIMQLEDRGVIFVEPGTDIYAGMIVGEHNRENDLTVNITKEKHLTNVRSATKDQTATIRKTRSMSLEEAIEYLNDDEYCEVTPEYVRLRKKILNKNEREKAARRAKLG; this is encoded by the coding sequence ATGCAATTAAGAGAAGATATACGAAATATCGCGATAATTGCCCACGTTGACCACGGCAAAACAACACTTGTTGATCAACTGTTGAAATACTCGGGTACTTTTCGTGAAAATGAACATGTAGATGAACGTGCAATGGATTCAAATGACCTCGAACGTGAACGCGGGATTACGATTCTGGCAAAGAATACCGCGATTAATTATAAAGATACAGTCATTAATATTTTAGATACACCAGGTCACGCAGACTTTGGCGGAGAAGTAGAACGAATTATGAAAATGGTCGATGGAGTTCTGTTAGTGGTTGATGCGTATGAAGGTTGCATGCCGCAGACCCGGTTTGTTTTGAAAAAGGCATTGGAACAAAAATTGACCCCTGTCGTTATTTTAAATAAAATTGACCGTCCAAACGCTCGCCCAAATGAAGTAATCGATGAAGTATTAGACTTGTTCATCGAACTTGGTGCCGATGAAGATCAGTTGGAATTTCCGGTTGTTTATGCCTCCGCGTTAAATGGAACGTCTGGTGAGGAACCGGATGATCAGCAGGAAACCATGGATCCGGTTTTCAAAACGATTTTGGAACAGATTCCGGCTCCGGTTGATAACGTTGATGAACCATTACAATTCCAGGTAACGTTGCTGGATTACAATGATTATGTAGGAAGAATTGGGATCGGCCGGGTATTCCGTGGAAAAATTAAAGTCGGCCAGCATGTGGTTGTCTTGAAAAAAGATGGAACCCAAAAATCATTCCGCGTGAGCAAACTGTTTGGTTTTATCGGACTAAAGCGGATCGAAATCCAGGAAGCAAAAGCTGGTGATATTGTGGCCATTGCAGGTATGGAAGATCTGAATATCGGCGAAACGATTTGCCCTGAGGATCATCCGGAAGCCTTGCCGATGCTCAGAATTGATGAACCAACATTGCAAATGACTTTTCTGGTAAACAATAGCCCATTTGCCGGTAAGGAAGGAAAATATATAACTTCCAGACGAATTGAAGAACGGTTAATGAAACAGTTGGAAACCGATGTAAGTTTACGTGTCGAACCAACCGAATCACCGGATGCATGGATCGTATCTGGCCGTGGTGAATTGCACTTATCGATTTTAATTGAAAACATGCGGCGTGAAGGATTTGAACTGCAACTTTCCAAGCCTAAAGTTATTATTAAGGAAATCGATGGTGTATCATGTGAGCCGGTCGAACGGGTGCAAGTCGACATCCCTGAAGAATATACAGGTGGGGTGATGGAATCCCTCGGCGCACGTAAAGGCGAAATGCTGGATATGGTCAACCATGGAAATGGCCAGGTTCGGATTGATTTTAAAGTTCCATCACGTGGCTTACTTGGCTATACGACCGAATTTATGAGTCAGACCCACGGATATGGTATTTTAAACCATACCTTTGATTCGTATGAGCCGGTTTACAAAGGCTATGTCGGCGGCCGTCGTGAAGGGGTGCTTGTCGCATTGGAAAATGGCAAAGCAACCACTTATGGTATTATGCAGTTGGAAGACCGCGGTGTCATTTTCGTTGAGCCAGGAACAGATATTTATGCCGGGATGATCGTTGGCGAACATAATCGCGAAAATGATCTGACAGTTAATATCACGAAAGAAAAGCATCTGACCAACGTCCGCTCTGCAACAAAAGACCAGACGGCAACCATCCGCAAAACAAGAAGCATGTCATTGGAGGAAGCAATCGAGTACTTGAATGATGATGAATATTGTGAAGTAACCCCTGAGTACGTTCGCCTGCGCAAGAAAATCCTGAACAAAAACGAACGGGAAAAAGCAGCAAGACGAGCTAAATTAGGATAA